Proteins co-encoded in one Medicago truncatula cultivar Jemalong A17 chromosome 8, MtrunA17r5.0-ANR, whole genome shotgun sequence genomic window:
- the LOC112417177 gene encoding putative F-box/LRR-repeat protein At3g18150 isoform X5 produces the protein MCLSSPSLSLSLSLSLSPQRRKVVFLSESRRFVPIHPLFARLTACKTTMMGTRRQRKRQPKDDSQIQDRISVLADCLLIHILSFLNTREAVQTCILSKRWINLWKTLPTLTLDCYQFSDCEIYENFLFMFLSLRDHSTALSALLLHNNHFENISLYQMVIEYAFTHNVQHFKINYTTAELFSPFFLSSHTLTSLTLTGEDLLLPGPRFDQIFPHSLSFPTLTTLSLKHLVFGCNDDGCVDPFSTFNMLTTLIIDKCVLVDNAQNLRISSTKLVNLTICVYDFLSGCNPRTADFEIYFGIELYAPTLHTFDFTGGHYIPKLFGSKTALSSIKHVNINLKQTMEDSFWENPSILFNWLVNLVNIESLTITKPALQVLSYAHEDLLKVDFPSLCNLKSLKFNQIIRPPLVTVIDFLLQNSPSAKVDFSSSSLWTTW, from the exons ATGTGTCTATCCTCtccgtctctctctctctctctctctctctctctatcccCGCAGCGGCGAAAGGTTGTATTTCTTTCCGAGTCGAGACGGTTCGTTCCGATCCATCCGCTATTCGCTAGGCTTACAGCGTGCAAG ACAACAATGATGGGGACACGAAGGCAACGTAAAAGGCAACCTAAGGACGACAGCCAAATTCAAGACAGGATCAGTGTATTGGCCGACTGTCTTCTCATTCACATACTGTCCTTTTTGAACACCAGAGAGGCCGTTCAAACATGCATTTTATCCAAAAGATGGATCAATCTCTGGAAGACTCTTCCCACTCTTACATTAGATTGTTACCAATTTAGTGATTGCGAAATCTACGAAAATTTCCTGTTTATGTTTTTGTCTCTTCGCGATCACTCAACCGCTCTCTCTGCTCTCCTTTTGCACAACAATCATTTTGAAAACATTAGCCTATACCAAATGGTTATAGAATATGCTTTCACACACAATGTCCAACACTTTAAAATCAATTACACTACTGCTGAACTCTTTTCGCCGTTCTTCTTATCATCGCACACCTTAACATCTCTTACTCTTACTGGTGAAGATCTATTGCTTCCCGGTCCTCGCTTTGACCAAATATTTCCACATTCTCTCAGTTTCCCAACATTAACCACTCTGTCTCTAAAGCACCTCGTCTTTG GTTGCAATGATGATGGTTGTGTTGATCCTTTTTCCACATTCAACATGTTGACTACTTTGATCATTGACAAATGTGTACTTGTTGACAATGCACAAAACCTTCGCATTTCAAGTACCAAGCTTGTCAATTTAACTATATGTGTGTATGATTTCTTGTCTGGTTGCAATCCTAGAACTGCCGATTTCGAAATCTATTTTGGAATCGAGTTATATGCTCCAACACTTCATACCTTTGATTTTACCGGTGGTCATtatattccaaaactttttgGGAGCAAGACCGCTCTCTCTTCTATCAAACATGTGAATATAAATTTAAAGCAAACTATGGAGGATAGCTTTTGGGAGAACCCATCAATTCTATTCAACTGGTTGGTTAATCTTGTTAATATCGAATCATTGACCATCACTAAACCTGCTCTTCAG GTTCTTTCCTACGCTCATGAGGATTTATTGAAGGTTGACTTCCCTTCCTTGTGTAACTTGAAGTCACTGAAATTTAATCAGATCATACGTCCTCCATTGGTGACTGTCATTGACTTTTTGCTTCAAAACTCACCTTCTGCAAAGGTTGACTTCAG CTCGTCGTCTCTTTGGACAACATGGTGA
- the LOC112417177 gene encoding putative F-box/LRR-repeat protein At3g18150 isoform X6 codes for MCLSSPSLSLSLSLSLSPQRRKVVFLSESRRFVPIHPLFARLTACKTTMMGTRRQRKRQPKDDSQIQDRISVLADCLLIHILSFLNTREAVQTCILSKRWINLWKTLPTLTLDCYQFSDCEIYENFLFMFLSLRDHSTALSALLLHNNHFENISLYQMVIEYAFTHNVQHFKINYTTAELFSPFFLSSHTLTSLTLTGEDLLLPGPRFDQIFPHSLSFPTLTTLSLKHLVFGCNDDGCVDPFSTFNMLTTLIIDKCVLVDNAQNLRISSTKLVNLTICVYDFLSGCNPRTADFEIYFGIELYAPTLHTFDFTGGHYIPKLFGSKTALSSIKHVNINLKQTMEDSFWENPSILFNWLVNLVNIESLTITKPALQVLSYAHEDLLKVDFPSLCNLKSLKFNQIIRPPLVTVIDFLLQNSPSAKVDFSSSSLWTTW; via the exons ATGTGTCTATCCTCtccgtctctctctctctctctctctctctctctatcccCGCAGCGGCGAAAGGTTGTATTTCTTTCCGAGTCGAGACGGTTCGTTCCGATCCATCCGCTATTCGCTAGGCTTACAGCGTGCAAG ACAACAATGATGGGGACACGAAGGCAACGTAAAAGGCAACCTAAGGACGACAGCCAAATTCAAGACAGGATCAGTGTATTGGCCGACTGTCTTCTCATTCACATACTGTCCTTTTTGAACACCAGAGAGGCCGTTCAAACATGCATTTTATCCAAAAGATGGATCAATCTCTGGAAGACTCTTCCCACTCTTACATTAGATTGTTACCAATTTAGTGATTGCGAAATCTACGAAAATTTCCTGTTTATGTTTTTGTCTCTTCGCGATCACTCAACCGCTCTCTCTGCTCTCCTTTTGCACAACAATCATTTTGAAAACATTAGCCTATACCAAATGGTTATAGAATATGCTTTCACACACAATGTCCAACACTTTAAAATCAATTACACTACTGCTGAACTCTTTTCGCCGTTCTTCTTATCATCGCACACCTTAACATCTCTTACTCTTACTGGTGAAG ATCTATTGCTTCCCGGTCCTCGCTTTGACCAAATATTTCCACATTCTCTCAGTTTCCCAACATTAACCACTCTGTCTCTAAAGCACCTCGTCTTTGGTTGCAATGATGATGGTTGTGTTGATCCTTTTTCCACATTCAACATGTTGACTACTTTGATCATTGACAAATGTGTACTTGTTGACAATGCACAAAACCTTCGCATTTCAAGTACCAAGCTTGTCAATTTAACTATATGTGTGTATGATTTCTTGTCTGGTTGCAATCCTAGAACTGCCGATTTCGAAATCTATTTTGGAATCGAGTTATATGCTCCAACACTTCATACCTTTGATTTTACCGGTGGTCATtatattccaaaactttttgGGAGCAAGACCGCTCTCTCTTCTATCAAACATGTGAATATAAATTTAAAGCAAACTATGGAGGATAGCTTTTGGGAGAACCCATCAATTCTATTCAACTGGTTGGTTAATCTTGTTAATATCGAATCATTGACCATCACTAAACCTGCTCTTCAG GTTCTTTCCTACGCTCATGAGGATTTATTGAAGGTTGACTTCCCTTCCTTGTGTAACTTGAAGTCACTGAAATTTAATCAGATCATACGTCCTCCATTGGTGACTGTCATTGACTTTTTGCTTCAAAACTCACCTTCTGCAAAGGTTGACTTCAG CTCGTCGTCTCTTTGGACAACATGGTGA
- the LOC112417177 gene encoding putative F-box/LRR-repeat protein At3g18150 isoform X1: MCLSSPSLSLSLSLSLSPQRRKVVFLSESRRFVPIHPLFARLTACKTTMMGTRRQRKRQPKDDSQIQDRISVLADCLLIHILSFLNTREAVQTCILSKRWINLWKTLPTLTLDCYQFSDCEIYENFLFMFLSLRDHSTALSALLLHNNHFENISLYQMVIEYAFTHNVQHFKINYTTAELFSPFFLSSHTLTSLTLTGEDLLLPGPRFDQIFPHSLSFPTLTTLSLKHLVFGCNDDGCVDPFSTFNMLTTLIIDKCVLVDNAQNLRISSTKLVNLTICVYDFLSGCNPRTADFEIYFGIELYAPTLHSFDFTGGHYIPKLFGSKTALSSIKHVNINLKQTMEDSLWENPSILFKWLVNLVNIESLTITKPALQVLSYAHDDLLKVDFPSLCNLKSLKFNQIIRPPLVTVIDFLLQNSPSAKVDFRCFQQLFKDRLFWFPRRLFGQDGEGYRSFSKYGCIITRTLLLISLLARLIYGCLMIHVTDPT; encoded by the exons ATGTGTCTATCCTCtccgtctctctctctctctctctctctctctctatcccCGCAGCGGCGAAAGGTTGTATTTCTTTCCGAGTCGAGACGGTTCGTTCCGATCCATCCGCTATTCGCTAGGCTTACAGCGTGCAAG ACAACAATGATGGGGACACGAAGGCAACGTAAAAGGCAACCTAAGGACGACAGCCAAATTCAAGACAGGATCAGTGTATTGGCCGACTGTCTTCTCATTCACATACTGTCCTTTTTGAACACCAGAGAGGCCGTTCAAACATGCATTTTATCCAAAAGATGGATCAATCTCTGGAAGACTCTTCCCACTCTTACATTAGATTGTTACCAATTTAGTGATTGCGAAATCTACGAAAATTTCCTGTTTATGTTTTTGTCTCTTCGCGATCACTCAACCGCTCTCTCTGCTCTCCTTTTGCACAACAATCATTTTGAAAACATTAGCCTATACCAAATGGTTATAGAATATGCTTTCACACACAATGTCCAACACTTTAAAATCAATTACACTACTGCTGAACTCTTTTCGCCGTTCTTCTTATCATCGCACACCTTAACATCTCTTACTCTTACTGGTGAAGATCTATTGCTTCCCGGTCCTCGCTTTGACCAAATATTTCCACATTCTCTCAGTTTCCCAACATTAACCACTCTGTCTCTAAAGCACCTCGTCTTTGGTTGCAATGATGATGGTTGTGTTGATCCTTTTTCCACATTCAACATGTTGACTACTTTGATCATTGACAAATGTGTACTTGTTGACAATGCACAAAACCTTCGCATTTCAAGTACCAAGCTTGTCAATTTAACTATATGTGTGTATGATTTCTTGTCTGGTTGCAATCCTAGAACTGCCGATTTCGAAATCTATTTTGGAATCGAGTTATATGCTCCAACACTTCATTCCTTTGATTTTACCGGTGGTCATtatattccaaaactttttgGGAGCAAGACCGCTCTCTCTTCTATCAAACATGTGAATATAAATTTAAAGCAAACTATGGAGGATAGCTTGTGGGAGAACCCATCAATTCTATTCAAATGGTTGGTTAATCTTGTTAATATCGAATCATTGACCATCACTAAACCTGCTCTTCAG GTTCTTTCCTACGCTCATGACGATTTATTGAAGGTTGACTTCCCTTCCTTGTGTAACTTGAAGTCACTGAAATTTAATCAGATCATACGTCCTCCATTGGTGACTGTCATTGACTTTTTGCTTCAAAACTCACCTTCTGCAAAGGTTGACTTCAGGTGCTTCCAACAACTTTTTAAAGATAGATTGTTTTGGTTTC CTCGTCGTCTCTTTGGACAAGATGGTGAAGGATACCGAAGTTTTTCAAAGTATGGATGCATTATTACAAGAACACTTTTGCTTATTTCTCTACTTGCTAGACTTATTTATGGGTGTCTTATGATCCACGTAACCGACCCGACTTAG
- the LOC112417177 gene encoding putative F-box/LRR-repeat protein At3g18150 isoform X7: MCLSSPSLSLSLSLSLSPQRRKVVFLSESRRFVPIHPLFARLTACKTTMMGTRRQRKRQPKDDSQIQDRISVLADCLLIHILSFLNTREAVQTCILSKRWINLWKTLPTLTLDCYQFSDCEIYENFLFMFLSLRDHSTALSALLLHNNHFENISLYQMVIEYAFTHNVQHFKINYTTAELFSPFFLSSHTLTSLTLTGEDLLLPGPRFDQIFPHSLSFPTLTTLSLKHLVFGCNDDGCVDPFSTFNMLTTLIIDKCVLVDNAQNLRISSTKLVNLTICVYDFLSGCNPRTADFEIYFGIELYAPTLHSFDFTGGHYIPKLFGSKTALSSIKHVNINLKQTMEDSLWENPSILFKWLVNLVNIESLTITKPALQVLSYAHDDLLKVDFPSLCNLKSLKFNQIIRPPLVTVIDFLLQNSPSAKVDFSV; the protein is encoded by the exons ATGTGTCTATCCTCtccgtctctctctctctctctctctctctctctatcccCGCAGCGGCGAAAGGTTGTATTTCTTTCCGAGTCGAGACGGTTCGTTCCGATCCATCCGCTATTCGCTAGGCTTACAGCGTGCAAG ACAACAATGATGGGGACACGAAGGCAACGTAAAAGGCAACCTAAGGACGACAGCCAAATTCAAGACAGGATCAGTGTATTGGCCGACTGTCTTCTCATTCACATACTGTCCTTTTTGAACACCAGAGAGGCCGTTCAAACATGCATTTTATCCAAAAGATGGATCAATCTCTGGAAGACTCTTCCCACTCTTACATTAGATTGTTACCAATTTAGTGATTGCGAAATCTACGAAAATTTCCTGTTTATGTTTTTGTCTCTTCGCGATCACTCAACCGCTCTCTCTGCTCTCCTTTTGCACAACAATCATTTTGAAAACATTAGCCTATACCAAATGGTTATAGAATATGCTTTCACACACAATGTCCAACACTTTAAAATCAATTACACTACTGCTGAACTCTTTTCGCCGTTCTTCTTATCATCGCACACCTTAACATCTCTTACTCTTACTGGTGAAGATCTATTGCTTCCCGGTCCTCGCTTTGACCAAATATTTCCACATTCTCTCAGTTTCCCAACATTAACCACTCTGTCTCTAAAGCACCTCGTCTTTGGTTGCAATGATGATGGTTGTGTTGATCCTTTTTCCACATTCAACATGTTGACTACTTTGATCATTGACAAATGTGTACTTGTTGACAATGCACAAAACCTTCGCATTTCAAGTACCAAGCTTGTCAATTTAACTATATGTGTGTATGATTTCTTGTCTGGTTGCAATCCTAGAACTGCCGATTTCGAAATCTATTTTGGAATCGAGTTATATGCTCCAACACTTCATTCCTTTGATTTTACCGGTGGTCATtatattccaaaactttttgGGAGCAAGACCGCTCTCTCTTCTATCAAACATGTGAATATAAATTTAAAGCAAACTATGGAGGATAGCTTGTGGGAGAACCCATCAATTCTATTCAAATGGTTGGTTAATCTTGTTAATATCGAATCATTGACCATCACTAAACCTGCTCTTCAG GTTCTTTCCTACGCTCATGACGATTTATTGAAGGTTGACTTCCCTTCCTTGTGTAACTTGAAGTCACTGAAATTTAATCAGATCATACGTCCTCCATTGGTGACTGTCATTGACTTTTTGCTTCAAAACTCACCTTCTGCAAAGGTTGACTTCAG TGTGTAA
- the LOC112417177 gene encoding putative F-box/LRR-repeat protein At3g18150 isoform X4, translating into MCLSSPSLSLSLSLSLSPQRRKVVFLSESRRFVPIHPLFARLTACKTTMMGTRRQRKRQPKDDSQIQDRISVLADCLLIHILSFLNTREAVQTCILSKRWINLWKTLPTLTLDCYQFSDCEIYENFLFMFLSLRDHSTALSALLLHNNHFENISLYQMVIEYAFTHNVQHFKINYTTAELFSPFFLSSHTLTSLTLTGEDLLLPGPRFDQIFPHSLSFPTLTTLSLKHLVFGCNDDGCVDPFSTFNMLTTLIIDKCVLVDNAQNLRISSTKLVNLTICVYDFLSGCNPRTADFEIYFGIELYAPTLHSFDFTGGHYIPKLFGSKTALSSIKHVNINLKQTMEDSLWENPSILFKWLVNLVNIESLTITKPALQVLSYAHDDLLKVDFPSLCNLKSLKFNQIIRPPLVTVIDFLLQNSPSAKVDFSSSSLWTRW; encoded by the exons ATGTGTCTATCCTCtccgtctctctctctctctctctctctctctctatcccCGCAGCGGCGAAAGGTTGTATTTCTTTCCGAGTCGAGACGGTTCGTTCCGATCCATCCGCTATTCGCTAGGCTTACAGCGTGCAAG ACAACAATGATGGGGACACGAAGGCAACGTAAAAGGCAACCTAAGGACGACAGCCAAATTCAAGACAGGATCAGTGTATTGGCCGACTGTCTTCTCATTCACATACTGTCCTTTTTGAACACCAGAGAGGCCGTTCAAACATGCATTTTATCCAAAAGATGGATCAATCTCTGGAAGACTCTTCCCACTCTTACATTAGATTGTTACCAATTTAGTGATTGCGAAATCTACGAAAATTTCCTGTTTATGTTTTTGTCTCTTCGCGATCACTCAACCGCTCTCTCTGCTCTCCTTTTGCACAACAATCATTTTGAAAACATTAGCCTATACCAAATGGTTATAGAATATGCTTTCACACACAATGTCCAACACTTTAAAATCAATTACACTACTGCTGAACTCTTTTCGCCGTTCTTCTTATCATCGCACACCTTAACATCTCTTACTCTTACTGGTGAAGATCTATTGCTTCCCGGTCCTCGCTTTGACCAAATATTTCCACATTCTCTCAGTTTCCCAACATTAACCACTCTGTCTCTAAAGCACCTCGTCTTTGGTTGCAATGATGATGGTTGTGTTGATCCTTTTTCCACATTCAACATGTTGACTACTTTGATCATTGACAAATGTGTACTTGTTGACAATGCACAAAACCTTCGCATTTCAAGTACCAAGCTTGTCAATTTAACTATATGTGTGTATGATTTCTTGTCTGGTTGCAATCCTAGAACTGCCGATTTCGAAATCTATTTTGGAATCGAGTTATATGCTCCAACACTTCATTCCTTTGATTTTACCGGTGGTCATtatattccaaaactttttgGGAGCAAGACCGCTCTCTCTTCTATCAAACATGTGAATATAAATTTAAAGCAAACTATGGAGGATAGCTTGTGGGAGAACCCATCAATTCTATTCAAATGGTTGGTTAATCTTGTTAATATCGAATCATTGACCATCACTAAACCTGCTCTTCAG GTTCTTTCCTACGCTCATGACGATTTATTGAAGGTTGACTTCCCTTCCTTGTGTAACTTGAAGTCACTGAAATTTAATCAGATCATACGTCCTCCATTGGTGACTGTCATTGACTTTTTGCTTCAAAACTCACCTTCTGCAAAGGTTGACTTCAG CTCGTCGTCTCTTTGGACAAGATGGTGA
- the LOC112417177 gene encoding putative F-box/LRR-repeat protein At3g18150 isoform X2, whose product MCLSSPSLSLSLSLSLSPQRRKVVFLSESRRFVPIHPLFARLTACKTTMMGTRRQRKRQPKDDSQIQDRISVLADCLLIHILSFLNTREAVQTCILSKRWINLWKTLPTLTLDCYQFSDCEIYENFLFMFLSLRDHSTALSALLLHNNHFENISLYQMVIEYAFTHNVQHFKINYTTAELFSPFFLSSHTLTSLTLTGEDLLLPGPRFDQIFPHSLSFPTLTTLSLKHLVFGCNDDGCVDPFSTFNMLTTLIIDKCVLVDNAQNLRISSTKLVNLTICVYDFLSGCNPRTADFEIYFGIELYAPTLHSFDFTGGHYIPKLFGSKTALSSIKHVNINLKQTMEDSLWENPSILFKWLVNLVNIESLTITKPALQVLSYAHDDLLKVDFPSLCNLKSLKFNQIIRPPLVTVIDFLLQNSPSAKLVVSLDKMVKDTEVFQSMDALLQEHFCLFLYLLDLFMGVL is encoded by the exons ATGTGTCTATCCTCtccgtctctctctctctctctctctctctctctatcccCGCAGCGGCGAAAGGTTGTATTTCTTTCCGAGTCGAGACGGTTCGTTCCGATCCATCCGCTATTCGCTAGGCTTACAGCGTGCAAG ACAACAATGATGGGGACACGAAGGCAACGTAAAAGGCAACCTAAGGACGACAGCCAAATTCAAGACAGGATCAGTGTATTGGCCGACTGTCTTCTCATTCACATACTGTCCTTTTTGAACACCAGAGAGGCCGTTCAAACATGCATTTTATCCAAAAGATGGATCAATCTCTGGAAGACTCTTCCCACTCTTACATTAGATTGTTACCAATTTAGTGATTGCGAAATCTACGAAAATTTCCTGTTTATGTTTTTGTCTCTTCGCGATCACTCAACCGCTCTCTCTGCTCTCCTTTTGCACAACAATCATTTTGAAAACATTAGCCTATACCAAATGGTTATAGAATATGCTTTCACACACAATGTCCAACACTTTAAAATCAATTACACTACTGCTGAACTCTTTTCGCCGTTCTTCTTATCATCGCACACCTTAACATCTCTTACTCTTACTGGTGAAGATCTATTGCTTCCCGGTCCTCGCTTTGACCAAATATTTCCACATTCTCTCAGTTTCCCAACATTAACCACTCTGTCTCTAAAGCACCTCGTCTTTGGTTGCAATGATGATGGTTGTGTTGATCCTTTTTCCACATTCAACATGTTGACTACTTTGATCATTGACAAATGTGTACTTGTTGACAATGCACAAAACCTTCGCATTTCAAGTACCAAGCTTGTCAATTTAACTATATGTGTGTATGATTTCTTGTCTGGTTGCAATCCTAGAACTGCCGATTTCGAAATCTATTTTGGAATCGAGTTATATGCTCCAACACTTCATTCCTTTGATTTTACCGGTGGTCATtatattccaaaactttttgGGAGCAAGACCGCTCTCTCTTCTATCAAACATGTGAATATAAATTTAAAGCAAACTATGGAGGATAGCTTGTGGGAGAACCCATCAATTCTATTCAAATGGTTGGTTAATCTTGTTAATATCGAATCATTGACCATCACTAAACCTGCTCTTCAG GTTCTTTCCTACGCTCATGACGATTTATTGAAGGTTGACTTCCCTTCCTTGTGTAACTTGAAGTCACTGAAATTTAATCAGATCATACGTCCTCCATTGGTGACTGTCATTGACTTTTTGCTTCAAAACTCACCTTCTGCAAAG CTCGTCGTCTCTTTGGACAAGATGGTGAAGGATACCGAAGTTTTTCAAAGTATGGATGCATTATTACAAGAACACTTTTGCTTATTTCTCTACTTGCTAGACTTATTTATGGGTGTCTTATGA
- the LOC112417177 gene encoding putative F-box/LRR-repeat protein At3g18150 isoform X3 yields MMGTRRQRKRQPKDDSQIQDRISVLADCLLIHILSFLNTREAVQTCILSKRWINLWKTLPTLTLDCYQFSDCEIYENFLFMFLSLRDHSTALSALLLHNNHFENISLYQMVIEYAFTHNVQHFKINYTTAELFSPFFLSSHTLTSLTLTGEDLLLPGPRFDQIFPHSLSFPTLTTLSLKHLVFGCNDDGCVDPFSTFNMLTTLIIDKCVLVDNAQNLRISSTKLVNLTICVYDFLSGCNPRTADFEIYFGIELYAPTLHSFDFTGGHYIPKLFGSKTALSSIKHVNINLKQTMEDSLWENPSILFKWLVNLVNIESLTITKPALQVLSYAHDDLLKVDFPSLCNLKSLKFNQIIRPPLVTVIDFLLQNSPSAKVDFRCFQQLFKDRLFWFPRRLFGQDGEGYRSFSKYGCIITRTLLLISLLARLIYGCLMIHVTDPT; encoded by the exons ATGATGGGGACACGAAGGCAACGTAAAAGGCAACCTAAGGACGACAGCCAAATTCAAGACAGGATCAGTGTATTGGCCGACTGTCTTCTCATTCACATACTGTCCTTTTTGAACACCAGAGAGGCCGTTCAAACATGCATTTTATCCAAAAGATGGATCAATCTCTGGAAGACTCTTCCCACTCTTACATTAGATTGTTACCAATTTAGTGATTGCGAAATCTACGAAAATTTCCTGTTTATGTTTTTGTCTCTTCGCGATCACTCAACCGCTCTCTCTGCTCTCCTTTTGCACAACAATCATTTTGAAAACATTAGCCTATACCAAATGGTTATAGAATATGCTTTCACACACAATGTCCAACACTTTAAAATCAATTACACTACTGCTGAACTCTTTTCGCCGTTCTTCTTATCATCGCACACCTTAACATCTCTTACTCTTACTGGTGAAGATCTATTGCTTCCCGGTCCTCGCTTTGACCAAATATTTCCACATTCTCTCAGTTTCCCAACATTAACCACTCTGTCTCTAAAGCACCTCGTCTTTGGTTGCAATGATGATGGTTGTGTTGATCCTTTTTCCACATTCAACATGTTGACTACTTTGATCATTGACAAATGTGTACTTGTTGACAATGCACAAAACCTTCGCATTTCAAGTACCAAGCTTGTCAATTTAACTATATGTGTGTATGATTTCTTGTCTGGTTGCAATCCTAGAACTGCCGATTTCGAAATCTATTTTGGAATCGAGTTATATGCTCCAACACTTCATTCCTTTGATTTTACCGGTGGTCATtatattccaaaactttttgGGAGCAAGACCGCTCTCTCTTCTATCAAACATGTGAATATAAATTTAAAGCAAACTATGGAGGATAGCTTGTGGGAGAACCCATCAATTCTATTCAAATGGTTGGTTAATCTTGTTAATATCGAATCATTGACCATCACTAAACCTGCTCTTCAG GTTCTTTCCTACGCTCATGACGATTTATTGAAGGTTGACTTCCCTTCCTTGTGTAACTTGAAGTCACTGAAATTTAATCAGATCATACGTCCTCCATTGGTGACTGTCATTGACTTTTTGCTTCAAAACTCACCTTCTGCAAAGGTTGACTTCAGGTGCTTCCAACAACTTTTTAAAGATAGATTGTTTTGGTTTC CTCGTCGTCTCTTTGGACAAGATGGTGAAGGATACCGAAGTTTTTCAAAGTATGGATGCATTATTACAAGAACACTTTTGCTTATTTCTCTACTTGCTAGACTTATTTATGGGTGTCTTATGATCCACGTAACCGACCCGACTTAG